A region from the Metopolophium dirhodum isolate CAU chromosome 9, ASM1992520v1, whole genome shotgun sequence genome encodes:
- the LOC132951841 gene encoding RNA-binding protein 39, with protein sequence MADDFDIEALLEAPYNKKEPEAQPKESNGTEEKSRKDKSRKSRHRTRSRSRDKARKHSRSKDDRKHRRKSRSKDRHRSRSRDRHSRRRTSKDKRSRTRSPIKLPKYGPPLPPPRYSRKPSPLASKVPPASMLTPEERDARTVFCMQLSKTIRARDLEEFFSSVGKVRDVRMITCNKTRRFKGIAYIEFKDPESVPLAMGLNGQKLLGVPIVVQPTQAEKNRMANSMPNMVQRTHYGPMKLYVGSLHYNITEEMLRGIFEPFGHVDNIQLMMDTETGRSKGYGFLTYRNAEDAKKALEHLNGFEIAGRPMKVGHVTENHSVYDKTAFEVDELDRAGYDLGATGRLQLMYKLAEGTGFPIPQAAANALQVASGVQAAPAAPTVQVTPPIATQCFLLANMFDPNKEDVDSNTTWETEIRDDVIEECNKHGGVLHVYVDKASPQGNVYVKCTTIETALASVAALHGRWFGGRVITAAYVPVTNYHNLFPEASSLTKLLVSSRSKN encoded by the coding sequence ATGGCGGACGATTTTGACATCGAAGCGTTGCTCGAAGCACCCTATAACAAAAAAGAGCCGGAAGCGCAGCCAAAAGAGAGTAACGGCACTGAGGAAAAATCACGTAAAGACAAGTCCCGTAAAAGTCGCCATCGTACTAGATCTCGGTCGCGCGACAAGGCTCGCAAACACAGTCGGTCTAAAGACGACCGCAAGCATCGACGAAAAAGTCGTTCTAAGGACCGACATCGTAGTCGCTCCAGAGACCGACATTCGCGCCGACGCACTTCTAAAGACAAACGAAGTCGTACACGGTCTCCTATCAAACTACCAAAATATGGACCACCTTTACCTCCTCCGCGCTACAGTAGAAAACCATCACCTCTGGCGTCCAAAGTGCCTCCAGCTAGTATGTTAACTCCCGAGGAAAGAGATGCTAGGACAGTGTTTTGTATGCAACTTTCAAAGACAATTCGAGCTAGAGATTTAgaagaatttttttcatctgttgGCAAAGTCAGGGATGTTAGAATGATCACTTGTAATAAAACTCGTCGGTTTAAGGGTATTGCTTACATAGAATTTAAAGATCCCGAGTCTGTTCCACTTGCTATGGGTCTAAACGGTCAAAAGCTCTTAGGCGTTCCTATTGTTGTTCAACCCACTCAGGCCGAAAAAAACCGTATGGCTAATTCAATGCCAAATATGGTACAACGTACACATTATGGACCAATGAAATTATACGTCGGTTCATTACACTACAACATCACTGAAGAAATGTTGAGAGGAATATTTGAACCTTTTGGACACGTTGATAACATACAGTTAATGATGGACACTGAAACAGGCCGATCCAAAGGCTATGGATTTTTAACATATCGTAATGCAGAAGATGCTAAAAAAGCCCTTGAACATTTGAATGGATTTGAAATAGCTGGTCGGCCCATGAAGGTGGGTCATGTAACTGAAAACCATTCTGTGTATGACAAAACTGCTTTTGAAGTTGACGAGTTGGACAGAGCTGGTTATGATTTGGGAGCTACTGGTAGATTGCAACTGATGTACAAACTAGCAGAAGGAACTGGATTTCCAATTCCACAGGCTGCAGCCAATGCGCTTCAAGTTGCCTCTGGGGTGCAGGCAGCTCCAGCCGCACCAACTGTTCAGGTGACTCCTCCAATCGCAACCCAATGCTTTTTATTAGCCAACATGTTTGATCCAAACAAAGAAGACGTAGATAGTAATACTACTTGGGAAACTGAGATTAGAGATGATGTGATTGAGGAATGCAACAAACATGGCGGTGTTTTGCATGTGTATGTGGATAAAGCATCTCCACAAGGCAATGTGTATGTCAAATGTACAACAATTGAAACTGCGCTTGCATCTGTAGCAGCTTTACATGGTCGATGGTTTGGTGGACGTGTAATTACTGCAGCATATGTGCCTGTAACAAACTATCACAATTTGTTTCCCGAAGCTTCTTCACTTACAAAACTGTTGGTATCATCCagaagtaaaaattaa
- the LOC132952711 gene encoding ADP-ribosylation factor-binding protein GGA1 isoform X2 translates to MFLARCLIHVCVQFTNIQEIKTIKLVQPVWSSCKNNLKRATKNSNEKIDSAAMIAFSGFVQRDPECAPLAAKCILAKIHSMQEWEALQALHLLDICMQTGSASFQAEVGKFSFLNELIRLVSPNCNGIHTPELIKNKIIELLGLWSSQFPKEIKIQDALDMLKKQGVVKDVLFENMPSRATSASKLDSNKVSILNGEKSLLLQKLLKSKKSEDLKAANELIKSMVEEEEQKAERISSMLADIEITSNNVKLLSEMLKSYCDGSGSLNDLELIKELHTTVKQLEPKVQTMLSLEIPENEDTVRKIIKLNYDVNETLKIYNEVLDNLNNKNPINQENEEYLLDLSISSVSPDFFSESNCERNNFSNNGSANVKELDDFLQMSHSLKGFTPPLPEVVDSQKHEKIKDSVLNVDLFEELNILGKVILNKPHETKIDEKPFNLTDAELSSENIKKNSPSDEPLLGTHDSILFEQKNYSLQIKPLGDINIKLEDIIPCPDSIIVSLFDKNDISTELHLAANKPREDVTVFVVTTRSKCKLPLFNFSFQPVVPKDCRLRILPQSRTNLPIYNAFLPQETIVQIILVATLNKEIKPLKYVISYTMDGEMFTEFGETEQLCIN, encoded by the exons atgttccTAGCAAGATGCCTAATTCATGTATGCGTGCAATTTACAAACATACaagaaataaaaaccataaaactAGTTCAACCAGTTTGGTCCAgttgtaaaaataatctaa AAAGAGCGACAAAAAATAGCAATGAAAAAATTGACAGTGCTGCAATGATTGCATTTAGTGGATTTGTGCAAAGAGATCCAGAATGTGCACCATTAGCGGCAAAGTGTATTTTAGCTAAAATTCATTCAATGCAGGAATGGGAAGCTTTACAAGCCCTTCAT ttattaGACATATGTATGCAGACCGGTAGTGCCAGTTTTCAAGCTGAAGTTGGGAAATTCAGTTTCCTTAATGAACTTATACGTTTAGTATCCCCCAACTGCAATGGAATCCATACAccagaattaataaaaaacaaaatcattgaACTTCTTGGCCTATGGTCATCACAATTCCCCAAAGAAATTAAGATACAAGATGCCTTAGacatgttaaaaaaacaagGTGTAGTAAag gatgttttatttgaaaatatgccATCAAGAGCAACTTCTGCTTCTAAATTGGATTCTAATAAAGTATCAATTTTGAATGGAGAAAAATCATTATTGCTGCAGAAGTtgcttaaaagtaaaaaatcagAAGATCTCAAAGCTGCTAACGAATTAATTAAATCTATGGTTGAAGAG gaaGAGCAAAAAGCAGAAAGAATTAGTAGTATGTTGGCTGATATTGAAATAACttcaaataatgttaaattactATCAGAAATGCTCAAATCATATTGTGATGGTTCTGGTTCGTTAAATGATTTAGAACTTATTAAAGAGTTGCATACTACTGTAAAACAACTAGAACCAAAAGTTCAAACTATGTTATCTCTAGAAATTCCAGAAAACGAGGATACTGTTA gaaaaataattaaactcaaTTATGACGTAAatgaaactttaaaaatatacaatgaagTTTTAGATAATCTCAACAATAAAAACCCAATTAATCAAGAAAATGAGGAATATTTGTTAGACCTTAGTATATCATCTGTTTCACCAG ACTTTTTTAGTGAATCTAATTGTGAAAGGAATAACTTTTCAAATAATGGATCTGCAAATGTTAAGGAACTAGATGATTTTTTGCAAATGTCGCATTCTTTAAAAGGATTTACTCCTCCACTGCCTG AAGTTGTAGATTctcaaaaacatgaaaaaattaAGGACAGTGTGTTAAATGTAGACCTATTCGAAGAATTAAATATTCTTGGAAAAGTTATTTTGAATAAACCTCATGAAACTAAAATAGATgaaaa accATTTAATTTGACAGACGCAGAATTGAgttcagaaaatataaaaaaaaatagtccatCAGATGAACCATTGTTAGGCACACATgattcaatattatttgaacaaaaaaactatAGTCTTCAGATAAAGCCTCTtggtgatattaatattaaactggAAGACATTATTCCAT gtCCTGATTCCATCATTGTGAGCTTATTTGATAAGAATGATATTAGTACAGAACTACATTTAGCTGCAAATAAACCAAGAGAAGACGTTACAGTTTTTGTTGTTACGACAAGAAGCAAATGTAAACtaccattatttaatttttcattccaACCAGTTGTtccaaaa gACTGCAGGTTACGTATATTACCACAATCAAGAACCAATCTTCCtatttataatgcatttttaccACAAGAAACCATTGTACAAATCATACTAGTTGCAACTCTAAATAAA GAAATTAAACCGTTAAAATATGTGATAAGTTATACAATGGATGGTGAAATGTTTACTGAATTTGGTGAAACTGAACAGCTCTGCATAAACTAA
- the LOC132952711 gene encoding ADP-ribosylation factor-binding protein GGA1 isoform X1, giving the protein MFLARCLIHVCVQFTNIQEIKTIKLVQPVWSSCKNNLKRATKNSNEKIDSAAMIAFSGFVQRDPECAPLAAKCILAKIHSMQEWEALQALHLLDICMQTGSASFQAEVGKFSFLNELIRLVSPNCNGIHTPELIKNKIIELLGLWSSQFPKEIKIQDALDMLKKQGVVKDVLFENMPSRATSASKLDSNKVSILNGEKSLLLQKLLKSKKSEDLKAANELIKSMVEEEEQKAERISSMLADIEITSNNVKLLSEMLKSYCDGSGSLNDLELIKELHTTVKQLEPKVQTMLSLEIPENEDTVRKIIKLNYDVNETLKIYNEVLDNLNNKNPINQENEEYLLDLSISSVSPGKKDFFSESNCERNNFSNNGSANVKELDDFLQMSHSLKGFTPPLPEVVDSQKHEKIKDSVLNVDLFEELNILGKVILNKPHETKIDEKPFNLTDAELSSENIKKNSPSDEPLLGTHDSILFEQKNYSLQIKPLGDINIKLEDIIPCPDSIIVSLFDKNDISTELHLAANKPREDVTVFVVTTRSKCKLPLFNFSFQPVVPKDCRLRILPQSRTNLPIYNAFLPQETIVQIILVATLNKEIKPLKYVISYTMDGEMFTEFGETEQLCIN; this is encoded by the exons atgttccTAGCAAGATGCCTAATTCATGTATGCGTGCAATTTACAAACATACaagaaataaaaaccataaaactAGTTCAACCAGTTTGGTCCAgttgtaaaaataatctaa AAAGAGCGACAAAAAATAGCAATGAAAAAATTGACAGTGCTGCAATGATTGCATTTAGTGGATTTGTGCAAAGAGATCCAGAATGTGCACCATTAGCGGCAAAGTGTATTTTAGCTAAAATTCATTCAATGCAGGAATGGGAAGCTTTACAAGCCCTTCAT ttattaGACATATGTATGCAGACCGGTAGTGCCAGTTTTCAAGCTGAAGTTGGGAAATTCAGTTTCCTTAATGAACTTATACGTTTAGTATCCCCCAACTGCAATGGAATCCATACAccagaattaataaaaaacaaaatcattgaACTTCTTGGCCTATGGTCATCACAATTCCCCAAAGAAATTAAGATACAAGATGCCTTAGacatgttaaaaaaacaagGTGTAGTAAag gatgttttatttgaaaatatgccATCAAGAGCAACTTCTGCTTCTAAATTGGATTCTAATAAAGTATCAATTTTGAATGGAGAAAAATCATTATTGCTGCAGAAGTtgcttaaaagtaaaaaatcagAAGATCTCAAAGCTGCTAACGAATTAATTAAATCTATGGTTGAAGAG gaaGAGCAAAAAGCAGAAAGAATTAGTAGTATGTTGGCTGATATTGAAATAACttcaaataatgttaaattactATCAGAAATGCTCAAATCATATTGTGATGGTTCTGGTTCGTTAAATGATTTAGAACTTATTAAAGAGTTGCATACTACTGTAAAACAACTAGAACCAAAAGTTCAAACTATGTTATCTCTAGAAATTCCAGAAAACGAGGATACTGTTA gaaaaataattaaactcaaTTATGACGTAAatgaaactttaaaaatatacaatgaagTTTTAGATAATCTCAACAATAAAAACCCAATTAATCAAGAAAATGAGGAATATTTGTTAGACCTTAGTATATCATCTGTTTCACCAG ggaAAAAAGACTTTTTTAGTGAATCTAATTGTGAAAGGAATAACTTTTCAAATAATGGATCTGCAAATGTTAAGGAACTAGATGATTTTTTGCAAATGTCGCATTCTTTAAAAGGATTTACTCCTCCACTGCCTG AAGTTGTAGATTctcaaaaacatgaaaaaattaAGGACAGTGTGTTAAATGTAGACCTATTCGAAGAATTAAATATTCTTGGAAAAGTTATTTTGAATAAACCTCATGAAACTAAAATAGATgaaaa accATTTAATTTGACAGACGCAGAATTGAgttcagaaaatataaaaaaaaatagtccatCAGATGAACCATTGTTAGGCACACATgattcaatattatttgaacaaaaaaactatAGTCTTCAGATAAAGCCTCTtggtgatattaatattaaactggAAGACATTATTCCAT gtCCTGATTCCATCATTGTGAGCTTATTTGATAAGAATGATATTAGTACAGAACTACATTTAGCTGCAAATAAACCAAGAGAAGACGTTACAGTTTTTGTTGTTACGACAAGAAGCAAATGTAAACtaccattatttaatttttcattccaACCAGTTGTtccaaaa gACTGCAGGTTACGTATATTACCACAATCAAGAACCAATCTTCCtatttataatgcatttttaccACAAGAAACCATTGTACAAATCATACTAGTTGCAACTCTAAATAAA GAAATTAAACCGTTAAAATATGTGATAAGTTATACAATGGATGGTGAAATGTTTACTGAATTTGGTGAAACTGAACAGCTCTGCATAAACTAA
- the LOC132952711 gene encoding ADP-ribosylation factor-binding protein GGA1 isoform X3 — protein sequence MMDIDPIIVSTSLEALIERATKNSNEKIDSAAMIAFSGFVQRDPECAPLAAKCILAKIHSMQEWEALQALHLLDICMQTGSASFQAEVGKFSFLNELIRLVSPNCNGIHTPELIKNKIIELLGLWSSQFPKEIKIQDALDMLKKQGVVKDVLFENMPSRATSASKLDSNKVSILNGEKSLLLQKLLKSKKSEDLKAANELIKSMVEEEEQKAERISSMLADIEITSNNVKLLSEMLKSYCDGSGSLNDLELIKELHTTVKQLEPKVQTMLSLEIPENEDTVRKIIKLNYDVNETLKIYNEVLDNLNNKNPINQENEEYLLDLSISSVSPGKKDFFSESNCERNNFSNNGSANVKELDDFLQMSHSLKGFTPPLPEVVDSQKHEKIKDSVLNVDLFEELNILGKVILNKPHETKIDEKPFNLTDAELSSENIKKNSPSDEPLLGTHDSILFEQKNYSLQIKPLGDINIKLEDIIPCPDSIIVSLFDKNDISTELHLAANKPREDVTVFVVTTRSKCKLPLFNFSFQPVVPKDCRLRILPQSRTNLPIYNAFLPQETIVQIILVATLNKEIKPLKYVISYTMDGEMFTEFGETEQLCIN from the exons ATGATGGACATCGATCCGATTATAGTGTCCACGAGCCTAGAAGCTCTAATTG AAAGAGCGACAAAAAATAGCAATGAAAAAATTGACAGTGCTGCAATGATTGCATTTAGTGGATTTGTGCAAAGAGATCCAGAATGTGCACCATTAGCGGCAAAGTGTATTTTAGCTAAAATTCATTCAATGCAGGAATGGGAAGCTTTACAAGCCCTTCAT ttattaGACATATGTATGCAGACCGGTAGTGCCAGTTTTCAAGCTGAAGTTGGGAAATTCAGTTTCCTTAATGAACTTATACGTTTAGTATCCCCCAACTGCAATGGAATCCATACAccagaattaataaaaaacaaaatcattgaACTTCTTGGCCTATGGTCATCACAATTCCCCAAAGAAATTAAGATACAAGATGCCTTAGacatgttaaaaaaacaagGTGTAGTAAag gatgttttatttgaaaatatgccATCAAGAGCAACTTCTGCTTCTAAATTGGATTCTAATAAAGTATCAATTTTGAATGGAGAAAAATCATTATTGCTGCAGAAGTtgcttaaaagtaaaaaatcagAAGATCTCAAAGCTGCTAACGAATTAATTAAATCTATGGTTGAAGAG gaaGAGCAAAAAGCAGAAAGAATTAGTAGTATGTTGGCTGATATTGAAATAACttcaaataatgttaaattactATCAGAAATGCTCAAATCATATTGTGATGGTTCTGGTTCGTTAAATGATTTAGAACTTATTAAAGAGTTGCATACTACTGTAAAACAACTAGAACCAAAAGTTCAAACTATGTTATCTCTAGAAATTCCAGAAAACGAGGATACTGTTA gaaaaataattaaactcaaTTATGACGTAAatgaaactttaaaaatatacaatgaagTTTTAGATAATCTCAACAATAAAAACCCAATTAATCAAGAAAATGAGGAATATTTGTTAGACCTTAGTATATCATCTGTTTCACCAG ggaAAAAAGACTTTTTTAGTGAATCTAATTGTGAAAGGAATAACTTTTCAAATAATGGATCTGCAAATGTTAAGGAACTAGATGATTTTTTGCAAATGTCGCATTCTTTAAAAGGATTTACTCCTCCACTGCCTG AAGTTGTAGATTctcaaaaacatgaaaaaattaAGGACAGTGTGTTAAATGTAGACCTATTCGAAGAATTAAATATTCTTGGAAAAGTTATTTTGAATAAACCTCATGAAACTAAAATAGATgaaaa accATTTAATTTGACAGACGCAGAATTGAgttcagaaaatataaaaaaaaatagtccatCAGATGAACCATTGTTAGGCACACATgattcaatattatttgaacaaaaaaactatAGTCTTCAGATAAAGCCTCTtggtgatattaatattaaactggAAGACATTATTCCAT gtCCTGATTCCATCATTGTGAGCTTATTTGATAAGAATGATATTAGTACAGAACTACATTTAGCTGCAAATAAACCAAGAGAAGACGTTACAGTTTTTGTTGTTACGACAAGAAGCAAATGTAAACtaccattatttaatttttcattccaACCAGTTGTtccaaaa gACTGCAGGTTACGTATATTACCACAATCAAGAACCAATCTTCCtatttataatgcatttttaccACAAGAAACCATTGTACAAATCATACTAGTTGCAACTCTAAATAAA GAAATTAAACCGTTAAAATATGTGATAAGTTATACAATGGATGGTGAAATGTTTACTGAATTTGGTGAAACTGAACAGCTCTGCATAAACTAA
- the LOC132952775 gene encoding uncharacterized protein LOC132952775, with translation MDFLAPVSIGDIHNNGNNTVDKLTIGDLPPMTDTSSLFSYTELLDPETSFRYKIPFNNDAQRKYRTSNTTPYDDLEDIKYHKQIYVREKLNLEQAAVFDHVTANPNDIVVLQGGPGTGKTFAMLTVANHFLEKGKPPNAVIFKRDAVHDYRFSANGYTVAQFMMRILHLNYSDYETLERQLSEPMSVEHFLNAVVYLTRKLTLCPKGDDFRHPLLILDLYTVKPKPFLLVIMMTLHRYRIGAVICGDKNQLQNIYNSTHAGQCSAYDIVSTFSTKTFHLSHNLLRCSDPMYNDKVNFIGTLSNDSELDEWGYALVSAMFYENLIKTVEPADTILARYHKYLTGTLIKMVTDKKIPKSNWYIENSGKFILPSVVRNCGKFSMFLPLIVGNPYFVNVFSERMLCTLEKIYFKDEHQTEIQTVTVRMSKTHELRQIERGICSSVMFEKHLAYLLNGGDDMLSCDTSCDDLYNFPLYPAFIKTIHMSMGRTIPGRVSLILTESTYQCLYVAISRVTSSESINSVGIPNTVQHFISVLLNFDVTDLKPLDIGQIKEKILNGNYVYYDVPSNTHYSTILDYLKMVAEHSLTLETKSERVAAREHLKQCVVKYRIPTRVLRPDINQVDDDQSATYRTTLPFLLKMKNTITSLATLTPLESRVWIHEFLNEPRTLEYMNESTNSVFSEPSDFHRSFELLNCTCDFTVSNTYKQGETSMDFMKKTSTQKCKEDLETDPYLLKEWVVMTAADDDESPLVATTTTPTTNDNTFECVQSFIYNLVHRDRGDSNQLYELLKKRIKNNTKKRTI, from the coding sequence ATGGATTTTTTAGCGCCCGTGAGTATCGGAGACATACACAACAACGGCAACAACACCGTGGATAAGTTGACGATTGGCGATTTACCGCCGATGACGGACACGAGTTCGTTGTTTAGTTACACGGAGTTGTTGGATCCTGAAACGAGTTTCCGTTATAAAATACCTTTCAACAACGACGCGCAGAGGAAATACCGAACGTCAAACACCACTCCGTACGACGATCTCGAGGACATAAAGTACCATAAACAGATCTACGTCCGTGAAAAATTAAATCTCGAGCAGGCGGCCGTTTTCGACCACGTCACGGCCAACCCAAACGACATCGTCGTACTGCAAGGCGGACCGGGAACGGGAAAGACGTTCGCCATGCTGACGGTGGCCAATCATTTCCTGGAAAAGGGGAAACCGCCAAACGCGGTGATATTCAAACGGGATGCCGTGCACGATTACCGATTTTCGGCCAACGGGTACACAGTCGCACAGTTTATGATGCGCATACTTCACTTGAACTATTCTGATTATGAAACGCTCGAGCGTCAACTGAGCGAACCCATGAGCGTCGAACATTTCCTAAACGCCGTCGTATACCTGACACGAAAACTGACGTTATGCCCGAAAGGCGACGATTTCAGACACCCGTTGCTCATACTGGACTTGTACACGGTGAAACCGAAACCGTTTTTACTGGTAATAATGATGACGCTGCACAGGTACCGTATCGGCGCCGTTATTTGCGGGGACAAGAACCAGTTGCAAAACATATACAATTCAACGCATGCCGGCCAGTGTTCCGCGTACGACATCGTTTCGACGTTTTCGACCAAGACTTTTCATCTGTCGCACAACCTCCTACGTTGTTCCGACCCTATGTACAACGATAAGGTGAACTTTATCGGTACGCTTTCCAACGACAGTGAGCTCGACGAGTGGGGTTACGCCCTCGTGAGCGCGATGTTCTACGAAAACCTTATCAAAACAGTAGAGCCGGCCGACACGATTCTGGCGAGATACCATAAGTATCTGACCGGAACGTTGATCAAAATGGTGACGGATAAAAAAATACCCAAGTCCAATTGGTACATCGAAAATTCGggaaaatttattttgccaAGTGTGGTGAGAAACTGCGGAAAATTTTCGATGTTTTTACCGTTGATCGTGGGAAACCCGTATTTTGTAAACGTGTTCAGCGAACGTATGCTGTGCACGTTGGAGAAAATCTACTTTAAAGACGAACATCAAACCGAAATCCAAACGGTGACGGTGCGGATGTCGAAGACCCACGAATTGAGACAAATCGAAAGGGGTATATGCTCGAGTGTGATGTTTGAAAAACATCTGGCGTACCTGTTGAACGGTGGTGACGACATGCTGTCCTGTGACACTAGTTGTGATGATCTGTACAATTTCCCGCTATATCCCGCGTTTATCAAGACGATACACATGAGTATGGGTCGAACGATACCCGGCCGCGTTTCGCTCATATTGACCGAGTCCACGTACCAGTGTCTGTACGTTGCGATTTCGCGCGTGACGTCATCGGAAAGCATCAACAGCGTAGGGATACCGAACACAGTGCAACACTTCATATCAGTGTTGTTGAACTTTGACGTTACCGACCTGAAGCCCTTGGACATCGGCCagattaaagaaaaaattttgaacGGAAACTACGTGTATTACGACGTGCCGTCGAATACACACTATTCGACCATATTAGATTATCTGAAAATGGTGGCCGAACATTCGTTGACGCTCGAAACGAAAAGTGAACGTGTAGCCGCGCGCGAACATTTGAAACAATGTGTCGTGAAGTACCGCATACCGACGCGAGTGTTAAGGCCGGACATAAACCAAGTCGACGACGATCAATCGGCCACGTACAGAACGACGTTACCGTTTTTgttgaaaatgaaaaacacGATAACCAGCCTCGCAACGCTCACTCCACTGGAAAGCCGTGTGTGGATACACGAGTTTTTGAACGAACCCAGAACACTGGAATACATGAACGAGAGTACAAATTCTGTTTTCTCGGAGCCCAGCGATTTCCATAGAAGCTTTGAACTGTTAAACTGCACTTGTGACTTTACGGTGTCCAACACGTACAAACAGGGCGAAACCTCTAtggattttatgaaaaaaacgtCGACCCAAAAATGCAAAGAGGATTTGGAAACAGATCCATACCTGCTCAAAGAATGGGTGGTCATGACGGCGGCGGATGACGACGAGTCACCACTagtggcgacgacgacgacgccgacGACGAACGATAACACATTCGAATGCGTACAATCGTTTATATACAATTTGGTGCACAGAGATCGTGGAGATTCTAATCAATTATACGAATTGTTAAAAAAACGCATTAAAAACAACACCAAAAAACGgacaatttaa
- the LOC132952633 gene encoding uncharacterized protein LOC132952633 produces MVLVDQVVLSVVMRLDDVLTNHFITPYQKLDCVFHDRGFVIHRSSINVTVNLVGFLETIILSTKNGYEATLDIIIKQLEHRFNVTVATAERSFSKLKIIKNYLRSTMSQICLSSLAIISIEKKIAKEINTSDIISTLANKKSRRMF; encoded by the exons ATGGTCCTTGTAGACCAAGTGGTCCTTTCAGTCGTAATGCGGTTGGACGATGTTTTGACGAATCATTTTATTACACCGTATCAAAAGCTGGACTGCGTATTTCACGATCGTGGCTTTGTTATTCACCGGAGCTCCATAAATGTTACTGTCAACCTTGTTGGCTTTTTggagacaataatattaagcaCCAAGAATGGATACGAGGCTACTCTGgacataattatcaaacaacTCGAACACCGTTTTAATG TGACGGTGGCCACCGCAGAAAGAAGTTTttctaaactcaaaataattaaaaactatcttCGAAGTACGATGTCTCAAATTTGTCTGTCAAGTTTGGCAATAATATCAATAGAAAAGAAAATTGCGAAAGAAATTAATACATCagatattatttctactttGGCAAATAAGAAGTCCAGAAGAATGTTTTAA